One Bacillota bacterium genomic window, GATTTCCCTGTTGGCGTTAGCCCCTGACCTATTGGCTTCCCGAAGGTCCTTGGACAGATAGACTCTCATATCTCATTCCCCCTCGTAGTAGTCAAGATGGATTCCGTCACCCCTGGAGAAGGATGCCAGTCCCTTGCCGCAAACGGGACACAGGAAGAAGGGGGGGGTGGGTTTTCGATCCTCCCCGCAGGTGCGACACCTCCCCCGGGCCTCCTCCCGTTCCAGGTTGAAGGAGGCCCCTTCAAGAATGGTGTCCTTCGTGAGATGCTCTAGGGCAAAGGCAAGCGTATCGACATTTACCATTGAAAGCTCGCCAATCGTAATGGACAGGCGGTTCACTTTGCCAAATCCACGTTCCGTGGCGTCCCGGGTTACTGTCTCAATGATCGACTCAGCTACAGATAGCTCATGCATTGGTCTTAAGCCAGTGGCCTATCTCCTCCTCGACGCAGGTTTCAAGCATGGGTAGACGTTCCCTCATCTCTTCACTTAGCCCCATTTCTGGCTCAATGGCGGCTACCTGGATCCCGAGAAGGATAACGTTCTTAGGCAAGCAGCCCATGAGCCTGGCGTGGCTAAGAAGGTCCAAAACCCCTGATTGATGGTGGGAGACCTTGCCCTCCCCCTCGGTCGCTTCCAGGTCATGCAGTGAGTACCAGATCAGGGTTCCTGGCTCGGCCCCCGCATCGGTCGAGTCAATGATTATGACATCGGAATAGGACTCGAACAGATAAAGGAGACCCAGGCCGATTGTCCCACCGTCAATGATGTCCACGTTCTCGTGTTCAGTGCGGTGGGAGAGCCTCTCGGCCAGCACTGAGCCTATGCCGTCGTCACGGCAAAGCCGATTTCCTATTCCCAGAACCAGGAGTCTCTTTCCCTCATTCAAGGGCTCACCTGCCTCCTTACAGTGCGCTGCTTGCCGGCGGATCATCCAACTCGCAAGCCAAGGGGTATGACCTTTTCACCTTTCGGGTGGATCATGTGTATGGCGCAGGCAAGGCACGGATCGAAGGAGCGTATAATGCGCACCACGTTTACGGGGTTGTCCACGTCCGGCACGGGTGCTCCTATAATGGCCTCCTCCATCGGGCCGTGGTTTCCCTGTTCGTCCACTGGCGAGGCATTCCAGGTCGTTGGCACTACCATCTGGTACTGCTTGACCTTCCTGTCGGCGATTTCAATCCAGTGACCCAGGGCCCCACGCGGTGCCTCGTTCAGCCCTGCGCCCCGGCCTTCCTTGGGTGGTTCCCAGGCACCCGTGTCGTGAATGAGGGCACT contains:
- a CDS encoding hydrogenase maturation protease — its product is MNEGKRLLVLGIGNRLCRDDGIGSVLAERLSHRTEHENVDIIDGGTIGLGLLYLFESYSDVIIIDSTDAGAEPGTLIWYSLHDLEATEGEGKVSHHQSGVLDLLSHARLMGCLPKNVILLGIQVAAIEPEMGLSEEMRERLPMLETCVEEEIGHWLKTNA
- a CDS encoding hydrogenase maturation nickel metallochaperone HypA, encoding MHELSVAESIIETVTRDATERGFGKVNRLSITIGELSMVNVDTLAFALEHLTKDTILEGASFNLEREEARGRCRTCGEDRKPTPPFFLCPVCGKGLASFSRGDGIHLDYYEGE